A single window of Martelella sp. NC20 DNA harbors:
- a CDS encoding amidohydrolase family protein, translating into MTIIDAHNHVGTIKKAHQSGADLVAKLDKAGVERAVMFPFVEGDFSNEPIRDAHREFPDRLIPYCAVNPWNDNAVDEVRRCVETYGFKGLKLHPTIGGYHLSDPKLCDPLFAVCEDYGIPIVVHGASDLYNCPPEFALMAERFPNVTLIMAHMGFFWSVDQAIRFAIQYPNLYLETSRAPIFEIQTAVREAGADKVIWGTDSPFVDYAFEFQKMSSATDDTDAYSKIVGGNIARILKL; encoded by the coding sequence ATGACGATTATCGATGCCCATAATCACGTCGGCACCATCAAGAAGGCGCATCAGTCCGGCGCCGACCTTGTTGCCAAGTTGGACAAGGCCGGGGTCGAAAGGGCGGTGATGTTCCCGTTCGTGGAGGGTGATTTCTCCAACGAGCCGATCCGGGACGCCCACAGGGAATTTCCCGATCGTCTTATTCCATATTGCGCGGTCAACCCCTGGAACGACAACGCGGTCGACGAGGTGCGGCGCTGCGTGGAGACCTACGGTTTCAAGGGGCTGAAGCTTCACCCCACCATCGGCGGGTATCACCTTTCCGATCCGAAGCTTTGCGATCCGCTGTTTGCCGTTTGCGAGGACTACGGCATTCCGATCGTCGTGCATGGCGCGAGCGACCTCTACAACTGCCCGCCGGAATTCGCGCTGATGGCCGAGCGGTTTCCGAATGTCACGCTGATCATGGCGCATATGGGTTTCTTCTGGTCCGTCGATCAGGCGATCCGCTTTGCGATCCAGTATCCGAATCTTTATCTCGAGACCTCCCGGGCGCCGATCTTCGAGATCCAGACGGCCGTTCGCGAAGCCGGCGCCGACAAGGTGATCTGGGGCACGGATTCGCCTTTCGTGGATTACGCGTTCGAATTCCAGAAAATGAGTAGCGCAACCGACGATACTGATGCTTATAGTAAGATCGTAGGCGGTAATATCGCCCGTATTCTCAAGCTCTGA
- a CDS encoding ABC transporter permease, translating to MNHALTQKSTGATVVGFLRDYGAIFGMLAVLAIFYYLQPAFLHPNNVLNVLRQSAVLIAIALGMAIVMSMRGVDLSAAQIADAAGLIAAMLIIRGEPTWMAFVIPVVFGIVAGGINGILAAYIGVPAIIGTLGMMFIIRSGELILSNGAEPQILFSLPRGLTKDFLFLGQGSIGPVATLIVLAVVLFFLVWGLMSVTGFSRRAKAIGANVRAAYLAGLSIRSVFALGFVASGALAAIGGVALASRTGVAMPRGAEPFLLDAFAAVFLGTLFSRQGGISIPGTLIGALFIGFLGNGLTIVGLGAPYRFALNGGFILLAMAVGGLKRRT from the coding sequence ATGAACCACGCATTGACACAAAAGTCGACCGGCGCAACCGTCGTCGGGTTTCTCCGAGACTACGGCGCGATCTTCGGCATGCTCGCCGTGCTCGCAATCTTCTACTATTTGCAGCCTGCGTTCCTGCATCCCAACAATGTATTGAACGTGCTGCGGCAATCCGCCGTGCTGATCGCGATCGCGCTCGGCATGGCGATCGTCATGTCGATGCGCGGGGTTGATCTTTCCGCGGCCCAGATCGCCGATGCCGCCGGACTGATCGCGGCCATGCTGATCATCAGGGGCGAGCCGACCTGGATGGCCTTTGTCATCCCGGTTGTGTTCGGTATCGTCGCCGGCGGGATCAACGGCATCCTCGCCGCCTATATCGGCGTTCCGGCCATTATCGGCACACTCGGCATGATGTTCATCATCCGCTCCGGCGAACTCATCCTCTCCAACGGCGCGGAACCGCAGATCCTGTTTTCGCTGCCGCGCGGACTGACCAAGGACTTCCTCTTTCTCGGCCAGGGAAGCATCGGTCCCGTTGCAACCCTGATCGTGCTGGCCGTCGTGCTCTTTTTCCTCGTCTGGGGGCTGATGTCGGTCACCGGCTTCTCGCGGCGGGCGAAGGCGATCGGCGCCAATGTGCGGGCCGCATATCTGGCAGGTCTGTCCATTCGCTCGGTCTTCGCCCTCGGTTTCGTCGCCTCCGGCGCGCTCGCGGCCATCGGCGGCGTGGCGCTTGCCTCGCGCACCGGGGTCGCCATGCCGCGCGGCGCCGAGCCTTTCCTGCTTGACGCCTTCGCGGCGGTCTTCCTGGGAACGCTGTTTTCCCGGCAGGGCGGGATCAGCATTCCCGGCACGCTCATCGGCGCGCTGTTCATCGGATTTCTGGGCAACGGGCTGACGATCGTCGGCCTCGGCGCGCCCTACCGTTTCGCACTCAATGGCGGCTTCATCCTCCTCGCAATGGCGGTGGGCGGACTGAAGCGCCGGACATGA
- a CDS encoding sugar-binding transcriptional regulator, which translates to MPADVDSFTDRILCAAAARRFYLDGIAKSDIAKELGISRFRVARLIEKALREGIVRIEFVHPADAVDYELSAMLKREMGLANAVVVKDAGLDTDMCIDSMGRVAAELLCDISGPDDILGVASTLATEAMTRHARPFSARAVVQLGGAWPGVANGQTSVEMVRRIAELTGSPGNAFYAPLVASDGDAADALRRQRDYHIVSALFPAVTLAIVGLGALREGQTSLWSILSQEERLELAESGAVGEICGQTFDRNGQSVKSGLSHRSIAAGLDQLAKCPNVLCIAFGEQKAGPIAAAIRGGIVNSLITHATVARAVLETLSVEA; encoded by the coding sequence ATGCCTGCAGACGTTGACAGCTTTACCGACCGTATTCTGTGCGCCGCGGCGGCGCGGCGCTTTTACCTGGATGGCATCGCCAAGTCGGACATCGCGAAGGAATTGGGCATCAGCCGCTTCCGCGTCGCGCGTTTAATTGAAAAGGCGTTGCGCGAGGGCATTGTCAGGATCGAATTCGTTCACCCTGCCGACGCGGTCGACTATGAGTTGAGCGCCATGCTGAAACGGGAGATGGGCCTGGCAAACGCCGTCGTCGTCAAGGACGCCGGCCTTGATACGGACATGTGTATTGACAGCATGGGCCGGGTGGCGGCGGAGCTGCTCTGCGACATCAGCGGGCCGGACGATATCCTGGGTGTCGCCTCGACCCTTGCCACGGAGGCGATGACCCGGCATGCCCGTCCCTTCTCCGCCCGCGCAGTGGTACAGCTCGGCGGGGCATGGCCCGGCGTGGCAAACGGTCAGACCTCGGTCGAGATGGTGCGTCGGATCGCGGAACTGACCGGCAGCCCCGGCAACGCCTTCTACGCGCCGCTCGTCGCCAGCGATGGCGACGCGGCCGATGCGCTCAGACGCCAGCGGGACTATCATATTGTCAGCGCGCTCTTTCCCGCCGTCACGCTCGCCATCGTCGGGCTGGGCGCTTTGCGCGAGGGACAGACATCGCTGTGGAGCATTTTATCGCAGGAAGAGCGTCTGGAACTGGCGGAAAGCGGCGCTGTCGGCGAAATTTGCGGACAGACCTTTGATCGAAACGGTCAGTCGGTGAAATCAGGGTTGTCGCACCGCTCGATCGCTGCCGGGCTGGACCAGCTTGCAAAATGTCCGAATGTGTTATGCATCGCCTTCGGCGAACAAAAGGCGGGACCAATCGCCGCCGCCATCCGCGGCGGCATAGTCAACTCACTGATCACACATGCAACGGTGGCCCGCGCCGTTCTGGAAACCCTTTCGGTCGAAGCGTGA
- a CDS encoding sulfatase-like hydrolase/transferase gives MTDGVKRPNILVLMTDQQRFDALGCAGNPAISTPNLDRLAAEGAMFRSCYAQNPICSPSRASFATGLYPHAHGLWANGVELPEDRTMVSRSLAEAGYDCGMAGKQHLAPCANGPEPRREDGYRVYKWSHDPIHRSAENAFHRWLEDNHPDIWSRIGDTSGATAEAGNIAKGATAVDVLPVEAHYSHWIAEEAIAFIGERRDAPFYFMANFFDPHHPFGAPAPFRALYDAKNLPEPVGGPEELETKPLVQSEYHRKSYGGHAPGFAEYTPEELREARAGYFAMVSMIDAEVGRILEALEASGQRENTIVIFSSDHGEMLGDHGIMLKGPMLYDALVRVPLIMRWPGQIAPGQRREEIVQLIDLTATLLDAAEAGDAQQVQGESLLPMLCGGDATDWRDWALAEYRDSGHSATPPVFTTMLREKHMKLVVWHGAPTTQRPRDGELYDLGRDPTEQTNLYNDPAYRLERERMKDSLLDVLVATEWPRPARTAQW, from the coding sequence ATGACTGATGGCGTGAAGCGTCCGAATATTCTGGTTTTGATGACTGATCAGCAGCGTTTTGACGCGCTTGGCTGCGCGGGCAATCCGGCGATAAGCACGCCCAATCTCGACCGGCTTGCCGCCGAGGGGGCGATGTTCCGTTCCTGCTATGCGCAGAATCCGATTTGCAGCCCGTCGCGGGCAAGCTTTGCGACCGGGCTTTACCCGCATGCCCACGGTCTGTGGGCCAATGGCGTCGAACTGCCCGAAGACCGGACGATGGTGTCACGCTCGCTGGCCGAGGCCGGCTATGATTGCGGTATGGCCGGAAAGCAGCACCTTGCGCCATGCGCCAATGGACCGGAGCCACGCCGGGAGGACGGCTATCGGGTCTATAAATGGTCACACGACCCGATTCACCGTTCCGCCGAAAACGCCTTTCACCGCTGGCTTGAGGACAATCATCCGGATATCTGGTCCCGGATCGGCGACACTTCCGGAGCTACGGCGGAGGCGGGCAATATTGCCAAGGGAGCAACGGCCGTCGATGTCCTGCCGGTGGAGGCTCACTACAGCCACTGGATTGCCGAGGAGGCCATCGCCTTCATCGGGGAACGTCGCGATGCTCCCTTCTATTTCATGGCAAATTTTTTCGACCCACATCATCCTTTCGGCGCGCCTGCGCCTTTCCGCGCGCTCTACGATGCGAAAAATCTTCCGGAACCCGTTGGCGGACCGGAAGAACTTGAAACCAAGCCGCTCGTGCAAAGCGAGTATCACCGGAAGTCCTATGGCGGACACGCGCCGGGCTTTGCCGAATATACACCAGAGGAACTGCGCGAGGCACGGGCCGGGTATTTCGCGATGGTTTCCATGATCGACGCGGAAGTCGGTCGCATTCTGGAGGCGTTGGAGGCGTCGGGCCAACGCGAAAATACGATCGTGATCTTCAGCTCCGATCACGGTGAGATGCTGGGTGATCACGGCATCATGCTGAAGGGGCCAATGCTTTATGACGCGCTGGTGCGCGTACCGCTGATCATGAGATGGCCTGGCCAGATCGCGCCCGGCCAGAGGCGCGAGGAAATCGTTCAACTGATCGATCTGACCGCGACATTGCTGGACGCGGCTGAAGCCGGTGACGCGCAGCAGGTGCAGGGCGAAAGCCTGTTGCCGATGCTGTGCGGCGGCGATGCGACGGATTGGCGCGACTGGGCGCTGGCGGAATATCGCGACAGCGGGCACAGCGCAACGCCCCCCGTTTTCACGACCATGCTGCGTGAAAAACACATGAAGCTGGTTGTTTGGCATGGAGCGCCAACAACACAGCGTCCGCGTGATGGCGAACTTTATGATTTGGGGCGTGATCCCACCGAACAAACAAATCTCTACAACGATCCCGCCTACAGGCTCGAGCGGGAGCGAATGAAGGACAGTCTGCTCGACGTTCTGGTCGCGACTGAATGGCCGCGTCCGGCGCGAACAGCGCAATGGTGA
- a CDS encoding ABC transporter ATP-binding protein, protein MSEINISVEADRGDRGPQPDFVKLERIRKHYGSVVALDDVSLDIREGEFVTLLGPSGSGKTTCLRAIAGMMTPDGGKLSIAGRDLSSVPMNRRNIGMVFQNYSLFPHLTVAQNVGYPLRVRRIGRSEAQARVERALSLVRLDTYGDRRPSELSGGQQQRIALARAVVFEPDVLLLDEPLSALDRVLREEMQLELRRIHREIGTTMICVTHDRTEALTMSERVVVMRDGRIVQDAPPEQIYLQPESRFVAEFLGEVNIVAMTASNDGRHFQDEAGRSLALEPSSPAGSNGAVDLVVRVEHVGLKPAEEAVDDGHRWRGEIREALFLGDAVRMVVDCHPHVLVARLPIERAIGLKPGDIVDIDLAMRRPMVFAR, encoded by the coding sequence ATGTCTGAGATCAATATATCGGTTGAAGCTGACCGTGGCGATCGCGGGCCGCAACCGGACTTCGTCAAGCTGGAACGCATCCGCAAACATTACGGGTCTGTTGTGGCGCTTGACGACGTGTCGCTCGACATTCGCGAGGGCGAATTCGTCACCTTGCTCGGCCCTTCCGGTTCCGGCAAGACGACCTGCCTTCGCGCCATAGCCGGCATGATGACGCCCGACGGTGGAAAGCTCTCGATCGCGGGACGGGACCTGTCGTCAGTGCCGATGAATCGACGCAATATCGGCATGGTGTTTCAGAACTACTCGCTTTTTCCGCATCTGACAGTGGCACAGAATGTTGGCTATCCCTTGCGTGTACGTCGGATCGGGCGGTCCGAGGCGCAGGCGCGTGTCGAGCGCGCGCTTTCCCTCGTCCGTCTTGATACGTATGGGGACCGCCGTCCTTCGGAATTGTCTGGCGGCCAGCAGCAACGCATAGCTTTGGCGCGTGCCGTTGTATTCGAGCCGGATGTGCTTCTCCTCGATGAGCCGCTTTCAGCTCTCGACCGGGTGCTGCGCGAGGAAATGCAGTTGGAGTTGCGGCGAATTCACCGCGAAATCGGAACCACGATGATCTGCGTCACCCATGACCGGACGGAGGCTTTGACGATGTCGGAACGCGTTGTTGTCATGCGCGACGGGCGGATCGTGCAGGATGCGCCGCCCGAGCAGATCTACCTTCAGCCTGAATCCCGCTTTGTTGCCGAATTCCTCGGCGAGGTGAATATCGTTGCGATGACCGCGAGCAATGACGGCAGGCATTTTCAGGACGAAGCGGGACGTTCGCTGGCGCTTGAGCCATCATCTCCCGCCGGAAGCAACGGCGCGGTCGATCTCGTGGTGCGTGTGGAGCATGTCGGACTGAAGCCGGCAGAAGAGGCGGTCGATGACGGACACCGGTGGCGCGGCGAAATCCGTGAGGCGTTGTTCCTCGGCGATGCCGTTCGCATGGTGGTCGACTGCCATCCCCATGTATTGGTTGCGCGCCTTCCGATCGAGCGTGCAATCGGTTTGAAGCCCGGCGATATCGTCGACATCGACCTGGCGATGCGCAGGCCCATGGTGTTTGCCCGATAG
- a CDS encoding ABC transporter permease subunit, which translates to MLADQAGISGRPFGAGRKGALRSWLSACLHAPLLLAFPAIVFVGIFAVWPMAQFLFDSLRDGQSFSLIQFQRLLASSTFFVVLGKTLVTAITVTLCCLVLAYPMAYALMRVPGRLKSVMIGLVALPYLTSVIVRTYAWAAILALRGPVNEMLLGLGLISEPLLLGHSDFGTMIGMIHILLPIAVLTLWSGMEKIDAHQRTAAASLGASRIEEFLTVTLPQSLPGLGSAASLVYILSLGAYVIPQTLGGTRGLLFAQMLVDQATTLLNWNLAAAMAVIMLVAAAVPAMLLALAGRVRLRGHAHHAIGPVQSLLSQSLFPIFERVPEPFWTWAWRISAGLVLAFLILPELVIVAFSFGPEQDISFPPAYFTLQGYIHTLSDPSWMQPLQRSVVYAAIDALLATALGALAAYGFARSRPRWGQAGTALLVIPIVLPEIVIAISYFIFANRIGLSGSAAGVILGQGAAAVGLVVVILSGVVRQLDENIEYAALMCGASRLRTVREIVLPMIAPGLLVGFVYGFLHAFDNLVLPLFITGQKPTVTVRMFLSLQEELTSAPAVIASILIAVLVIGLTVALALARRNGGFGLPLSAADLRKD; encoded by the coding sequence GTGCTCGCTGACCAAGCCGGAATATCCGGCCGGCCCTTCGGGGCCGGCCGAAAAGGCGCGCTCCGGTCATGGTTGAGTGCCTGCCTGCACGCGCCGCTTCTGCTCGCATTTCCCGCGATTGTTTTCGTTGGCATCTTCGCCGTCTGGCCGATGGCGCAGTTTCTGTTCGACAGCCTGCGTGATGGTCAGTCGTTTTCGCTCATTCAGTTTCAGCGGTTGCTGGCCAGCTCGACCTTCTTCGTTGTTCTCGGCAAGACGCTGGTTACCGCCATCACGGTCACGCTTTGCTGCCTGGTGCTTGCCTACCCTATGGCCTATGCGCTGATGCGGGTTCCTGGCCGACTTAAGTCGGTGATGATCGGCCTCGTCGCTCTGCCCTATCTCACATCGGTGATCGTGCGCACCTACGCCTGGGCGGCGATCCTTGCCTTGCGTGGACCTGTCAACGAAATGTTGCTTGGACTTGGACTGATCTCGGAGCCGCTTCTGCTGGGCCACAGCGATTTCGGCACGATGATCGGCATGATCCACATTCTTCTGCCGATCGCGGTGCTGACATTGTGGTCGGGGATGGAGAAGATCGATGCGCACCAGCGCACAGCGGCCGCCAGCCTTGGGGCATCGCGGATCGAGGAATTCCTGACGGTCACGTTGCCGCAGTCGCTCCCTGGTCTCGGGTCGGCGGCTTCCCTTGTCTATATTCTCTCGCTCGGCGCCTATGTTATTCCGCAGACGCTCGGCGGAACGCGCGGTCTGCTGTTCGCGCAGATGCTGGTCGATCAGGCGACGACGCTTTTGAACTGGAACCTTGCCGCTGCGATGGCCGTGATCATGCTCGTCGCGGCCGCGGTTCCCGCCATGCTCCTCGCTCTTGCCGGCCGGGTGCGGTTGCGCGGACATGCCCATCACGCCATCGGCCCGGTGCAATCGTTGCTTTCGCAGAGCCTGTTTCCGATTTTTGAGCGCGTACCGGAACCGTTTTGGACATGGGCCTGGCGGATTTCGGCCGGGCTGGTCCTTGCCTTTCTGATCTTGCCGGAACTGGTGATCGTTGCGTTTTCCTTTGGACCGGAACAGGACATCAGCTTCCCTCCCGCCTATTTCACCCTGCAGGGATATATCCATACGCTCTCCGATCCGAGTTGGATGCAGCCGCTTCAGCGCAGCGTCGTCTATGCGGCGATCGACGCGCTGCTGGCCACGGCGCTTGGCGCGCTGGCAGCCTATGGCTTTGCGCGCAGCCGGCCGCGCTGGGGCCAGGCAGGGACTGCGCTCCTCGTTATTCCCATCGTGTTGCCGGAGATCGTGATCGCGATCAGCTATTTCATCTTTGCCAACCGTATCGGTCTGTCCGGTTCGGCGGCTGGCGTGATCCTTGGGCAGGGCGCCGCCGCGGTCGGACTGGTGGTTGTCATTCTCTCGGGTGTGGTTCGCCAGCTTGATGAGAATATCGAATACGCGGCGCTGATGTGCGGCGCTTCGCGCTTGCGAACCGTGCGAGAAATCGTGCTGCCGATGATTGCGCCCGGCTTGCTTGTCGGCTTTGTCTACGGCTTTCTCCATGCCTTCGACAATCTGGTTCTGCCGCTCTTCATTACAGGACAAAAACCGACCGTTACCGTGCGCATGTTTCTTTCTTTGCAAGAGGAACTGACATCCGCGCCGGCGGTCATCGCTTCGATTCTCATTGCAGTGCTGGTCATCGGATTGACGGTGGCCCTGGCTCTTGCGCGTCGCAACGGCGGCTTCGGTCTGCCGCTTTCGGCGGCCGACCTACGAAAGGACTGA
- a CDS encoding sugar-binding transcriptional regulator, with protein sequence MKKPVPRNPVDNPDRRLDLAARAAWLSYEKQRTQDQIAREMQVSRQVVQRLMALAHRAGLIEFRLKHALTDCIELAERLREKLDLSYCDVAPNESETIEDLATVGSLGAHYLETILPPSEPFTIGVGNGRTMRELSRRIERRDLPECRCVSLMGNLTRDGKANNHDVVSWIAEALGAECYPRPMPIITNTAEERRVLQAQPGYQSISRLVADAQVLIMGMGFFGAKSSLLEDGFITAEETRQAIEAGAVGEFLGFAINQEGAIVAAEYHERLTSYLPKPEQHRPVIIVASGAQRAAAIIAAFKGRLANGLITDENTARILLDDELTQKGNR encoded by the coding sequence GTGAAAAAGCCGGTTCCGCGCAATCCGGTCGACAATCCCGACCGGCGCCTTGACCTTGCTGCGCGCGCGGCGTGGCTTTCCTATGAAAAGCAGCGCACGCAGGACCAGATCGCCAGGGAGATGCAGGTCTCCCGGCAGGTGGTCCAGCGACTCATGGCGCTCGCGCACCGCGCGGGTCTGATCGAGTTCCGCCTGAAGCATGCGCTGACCGACTGCATCGAACTGGCCGAAAGGCTGCGGGAGAAGCTTGACCTCAGCTATTGTGACGTGGCGCCCAACGAATCCGAGACGATCGAGGATCTCGCGACAGTCGGCAGTCTCGGTGCACACTATCTCGAAACCATCCTGCCGCCGAGCGAACCCTTCACGATTGGCGTGGGGAATGGCCGGACGATGCGTGAACTGTCGCGTCGTATCGAGCGCCGCGACTTGCCGGAGTGCCGCTGCGTTTCGCTGATGGGCAATCTGACCCGCGACGGCAAGGCCAACAATCACGACGTGGTCAGTTGGATTGCCGAGGCGCTGGGGGCGGAATGCTACCCGCGCCCGATGCCGATCATCACCAACACGGCCGAGGAACGCCGGGTGCTTCAGGCACAGCCAGGCTATCAGTCGATCAGCCGTCTCGTTGCCGATGCGCAGGTGCTGATCATGGGGATGGGTTTTTTCGGCGCAAAGTCATCCCTTCTGGAGGACGGCTTCATCACCGCCGAGGAAACACGGCAGGCGATCGAGGCCGGCGCTGTCGGCGAGTTTCTGGGCTTTGCCATCAACCAGGAGGGCGCGATCGTCGCCGCAGAATATCACGAGCGCCTGACCTCATACCTCCCAAAGCCCGAGCAGCATCGCCCGGTCATCATCGTCGCCTCCGGCGCACAGCGCGCCGCAGCGATTATCGCAGCGTTCAAAGGCCGGCTCGCCAACGGTTTGATCACCGATGAAAATACGGCCCGGATTCTTCTCGATGACGAGCTGACGCAGAAAGGCAACCGGTAA
- a CDS encoding extracellular solute-binding protein, which yields MFNKLSVLTAMTAVVLLPFAAHAEQVVVAHAAGINGNAVEAILKDYSAATGVDAVGITMSDTDYGAKMQLAARTGRSDFDLALGVTSDIYNLIQPQGVFTAIDTSGWNADVLDAMKEAGLIGEDYAVSQDTAALLVYSPTFEDDAPASWSDFFDTAKWPGNRGMASGGMGVPINLEYALIASGVQPDELYPLDLEKAFAELDRVADSIVLWDNAPKGIQDLVNGDTVMTWSYAPAALSAVKAGQDIKLAAPPGTAVARQYAVVMEGAPNGNEAAQQFLKWWFEPEQQVKYTELTNYGIVVPSPLITGNFTEEQQAYMPFSGNHPENYRTINYDYYSSEGDLGQSNLSLVLDGWNNFRAR from the coding sequence ATGTTCAACAAGTTATCTGTTCTTACAGCAATGACGGCGGTAGTTCTGTTGCCGTTCGCCGCCCATGCCGAGCAGGTGGTGGTGGCTCATGCGGCCGGCATCAACGGTAACGCCGTGGAGGCAATACTCAAGGACTATTCGGCGGCGACGGGCGTCGATGCGGTCGGTATTACGATGTCGGACACGGACTATGGCGCCAAGATGCAGCTTGCCGCCAGGACAGGACGCTCCGATTTTGACCTTGCGCTCGGCGTGACCAGCGATATTTACAATCTGATCCAGCCGCAGGGCGTGTTCACGGCCATCGATACCTCCGGCTGGAACGCGGATGTTCTGGACGCGATGAAGGAGGCCGGGCTGATTGGAGAGGATTACGCCGTCTCGCAGGATACGGCAGCGCTTCTGGTCTATTCCCCGACCTTCGAGGACGATGCGCCGGCCTCTTGGAGCGATTTTTTCGATACCGCGAAATGGCCGGGCAACAGGGGCATGGCATCAGGCGGCATGGGCGTTCCCATCAATCTCGAATATGCGCTGATCGCATCAGGCGTTCAGCCGGATGAACTCTACCCGCTCGATCTTGAAAAGGCTTTTGCCGAACTGGACAGGGTGGCGGACAGCATCGTGTTGTGGGACAATGCGCCCAAGGGCATTCAGGATCTCGTCAATGGTGATACCGTGATGACATGGTCTTATGCCCCTGCGGCGCTGTCGGCGGTCAAGGCCGGTCAGGACATCAAGCTTGCAGCACCTCCCGGCACGGCGGTTGCCCGCCAGTACGCCGTGGTCATGGAGGGTGCCCCGAATGGCAACGAGGCCGCTCAGCAATTCCTGAAATGGTGGTTCGAACCGGAACAGCAGGTGAAATACACCGAACTGACCAATTACGGAATTGTCGTGCCGTCGCCGTTGATCACCGGGAATTTCACCGAGGAGCAGCAGGCCTATATGCCGTTCTCGGGCAATCACCCGGAAAACTACCGGACGATCAACTACGATTATTACAGTTCTGAGGGCGATTTGGGGCAGAGCAATCTCTCGCTCGTGCTTGATGGATGGAACAACTTCCGTGCTCGCTGA